From the genome of Denticeps clupeoides chromosome 4, fDenClu1.1, whole genome shotgun sequence, one region includes:
- the plppr3a gene encoding phospholipid phosphatase-related protein type 3a, with amino-acid sequence MMSPKDKPKKKPPKDSMTLLPCFYFVELPIVASSIISLYFLELTDILQPAKVGFRCHDRALSMPYVETGDELIPLLMLLSLAFAGPAASIMIGEALMYCMQSRMRSRPGSEGSINAGGCNFNSFLRRTVRFVGVHVFGLCATALVTDIIQLATGYHTPFFLTVCKPNYTFPGISCEKNPYITQDICSGRDQYAILSARKTFPSQHATLSGFAAVYISMYFNSIISDCTKLLKPVLVFASAIAAALASLTQITQYRSHPIDVYVGLIIGAGIAVYLALYAVGNFKSSEQTTPKPAKQPPAPQKDALRALTQRGHDSVYQKANASESNDELVPPSHVAGLNRKVRREKASMGSLKRASADVELLAPRSPMGKETMVTFSNTLPRAAANAGDELCVSSTVAQRHMTFHVSMDPQRSKQLVTEWKQKSVEMRSLSLRDEEQETNGDVAEEETEIGDEEEQGMPQQSTLYPTVQAANRGATPGPGGARVVFPPRPPGAPQLVHIPEEASRPPPVSPKSAITRAKWLSMTEKGAIPATTPEPPRLPSQPRVAQVMAMTKQHGSLSITPKSSDTGGGGSSCATSSTGSESPYYRIPSDRDSGSIVTIDAHAPHHPVVRLSSGNGNPWEWRSSTNGGPGEVPEPPGNKTLQRQDNISLHDYRPMKSDSVGSSASESLPLPPPPHPDLVLDSSHSHSLSRQSPLHRKPSMSPRNWDLQGQPPQVEPDHFFKNLQMDRHFKD; translated from the exons ATGATGTCTCCGAAAGATAAACCCAAGAAGAAGCCACCCAAAGACAGCATGACCCTGCTGCCCTGTTTCTATTTTGTGGAG CTACCCATAGTGGCCTCCTCCATTATCTCTCTGTACTTCCTGGAGCTCACCGACATACTCCAGCCAGCAAAGGTGGGCTTCCGCTGTCATGATCGGGCGCTCAGCATGCCGTACGTGGAGACGGGGGACGAGCTAATTCCCCTTCTCATGCTGCTTAGTCTTGCTTTTGCAGGCCCAGCAGCCTCC ATAATGATTGGAGAGGCCCTTATGTACTGCATGCAGTCTCGAATGAGGAGTCGCCCTGGTTCAGAGGGCAGCATCAATGCTGGAGGCTGCAATTTCAACTCGTTTTTACGTAGGACTGTTCGCTTTGTTG GGGTTCATGTCTTTGGGCTCTGTGCCACAGCCTTGGTGACCGACATCATCCAGCTGGCCACCGGCTATCACACCCCCTTCTTCCTGACAGTCTGCAAGCCCAACTACACCTTCCCTGGCATTTCCTGTGAGAAGAACCCATATATCACACAAGATATTTGCTCAGGGCGAGACCAATATGCCATCCTCTCTGCCAG GAAAACCTTCCCTTCCCAACATGCAACTCTGTCCGGCTTTGCAGCTGTTTACATATCA ATGTATTTCAATTCCATCATCTCGGACTGCACTAAGCTGCTGAAGCCTGTCCTGGTGTTTGCTTCAGCCATCGCAGCAGCGCTGGCCAGCCTGACACAGATCACCCAGTACAGAAGCCACCCCATCGACGTCTACGTGGGACTCATTATCGGAGCCGGCATTGCAGTGTACCTG GCCCTGTATGCCGTGGGCAATTTCAAGTCATCTGAACAGACAACCCCCAAGCCAGCCAAGCAACCCCCAGCACCACAGAAGGACGCCCTGCGTGCTTTAACCCAGAGGGGCCACGACTCAGTGTACCAGAAAGCCAACGCCTCAGAGAGTAACGATGAGCTGGTGCCACCATCCCATGTGGCTGGCCTTAATCGGAAGGTACGTCGGGAAAAGGCATCAATGGGAAGCTTGAAGAGGGCCAGTGCCGATGTGGAACTTCTGGCGCCACGCAGTCCCATGGGGAAGGAGACAATGGTGACGTTCAGCAACACTCTGCCCCGCGCTGCTGCCAATGCTGGAGACGAGCTGTGTGTCAGCAGCACTGTTGCCCAGCGCCACATGACCTTCCATGTCTCCATGGACCCGCAACGTTCCAAGCAGCTGGTGACGGAGTGGAAGCAGAAATCTGTGGAGATGAGAAGCCTCAGCCTTCGAGATGAAGAACAGGAGACCAATGGAGATGTAGCTGAGGAAGAGACCGAAATAGGTGACGAGGAAGAGCAGGGAATGCCACAACAGTCCACACTCTACCCTACAGTCCAGGCGGCAAACAGGGGTGCTACACCTGGGCCAGGTGGTGCCCGTGTGGTTTTCCCGCCCCGACCTCCTGGAGCTCCTCAGCTGGTGCACATACCTGAGGAGGCATCCCGACCACCACCCGTGTCTCCCAAGAGTGCCATCACAAGGGCCAAGTGGCTGTCCATGACAGAGAAAGGAGCCATCCCAGCCACTACACCAGAGCCTCCTCGCCTACCCAGCCAGCCACGAGTGGCTCAGGTCATGGCCATGACCAAGCAACATGGTTCTCTCAGCATCACGCCAAAGTCCTCAGACACTGGTGGAGGAGGCTCATCATGTGCCACCTCATCCACAGGTTCCGAGTCACCTTACTACAGGATCCCCTCAGACCGGGACAGCGGCAGCATTGTTACCATTGATGCCCATGCCCCCCACCACCCAGTGGTTCGTCTGTCCTCGGGCAATGGCAACCCCTGGGAATGGAGGAGCAGCACCAATGGCGGCCCAGGTGAGGTTCCGGAACCCCCTGGCAACAAGACACTACAAAGGCAGGACAACATCAGCCTGCATGACTACAGGCCGATGAAATCAGACTCAGTGGGCTCCTCGGCCAGCGAGAGTCTTCCACTGCCTCCGCCACCACACCCAGACCTGGTGCTGGACAGCAGCCACAGCCACAGTCTCAGCCGCCAGTCACCCCTCCACCGCAAGCCCTCCATGTCACCCAGGAACTGGGACCTCCAAGGGCAGCCACCACAAGTGGAGCCTGATCACTTCTTCAAGAACCTGCAGATGGACAGACATTTTAAAGACTAA